The following are from one region of the Sphingomonas sp. J315 genome:
- a CDS encoding CopD family protein, translating into MTGFLGNAWLWAKAAHVIFVIFWMAGLFILPRYLVHHQEALADPVQAKAWKEREAKLRRVILTPSLVIVWLLGIALAINLGLFEGGAGLGWLHAKLLLVLLLSGYHGWAVGYSKKLATGQGSLTSKQLRLANEMPAIFVALIVILAVVRPF; encoded by the coding sequence ATGACCGGATTTCTCGGCAATGCCTGGCTGTGGGCCAAGGCCGCGCACGTCATCTTCGTGATCTTCTGGATGGCCGGCTTGTTCATCCTCCCGCGCTATCTGGTCCATCATCAGGAGGCGCTGGCCGACCCGGTCCAGGCCAAGGCGTGGAAAGAGCGTGAGGCAAAGCTGCGCCGCGTGATCCTCACCCCGTCGCTGGTCATCGTCTGGCTGCTCGGCATCGCCCTCGCGATCAATCTCGGCCTGTTCGAAGGCGGCGCGGGTCTGGGCTGGCTCCATGCCAAGCTGCTGCTCGTCCTGCTGCTCTCGGGCTATCATGGCTGGGCGGTCGGCTATTCGAAGAAGCTCGCGACGGGGCAGGGGTCGCTGACCTCCAAACAGCTGCGCCTCGCCAACGAAATGCCCGCGATCTTCGTCGCGCTGATCGTCATCCTGGCGGTGGTCCGCCCGTTCTGA
- a CDS encoding dienelactone hydrolase family protein produces MASTDIQAIDGSGSFAAYRADPEGAPRGAIVVIQEIFGVNEGIRRKCDHFASLGYMAFAPDLFWRLRPGIQLDPDIESEFQEALGWMGKFDQDKGVADIEATIRAARAASGGKVGVTGYCLGGRLAFMAAARTDSDASVGYYAVGVDGLLGEKHAIANPLMLHIAGEDGFVPAPVQKAMHDGLDGHPKVTLHDYPGEDHGFATEMGNRRSDTAARLADSRTEAFFAEHIG; encoded by the coding sequence ATGGCGAGCACCGACATCCAGGCAATCGACGGCAGCGGAAGCTTTGCCGCTTATCGCGCCGACCCCGAAGGCGCACCGCGCGGCGCAATCGTGGTGATTCAGGAAATCTTTGGCGTCAACGAAGGCATCCGGCGCAAGTGCGATCATTTTGCGTCACTCGGCTATATGGCGTTCGCGCCCGACCTGTTCTGGCGGCTGAGGCCCGGCATCCAGCTCGACCCCGATATCGAGTCGGAATTTCAGGAAGCGCTCGGCTGGATGGGCAAGTTCGACCAGGACAAGGGCGTCGCGGATATCGAGGCGACAATCCGCGCAGCGCGCGCCGCAAGCGGCGGCAAGGTCGGGGTTACTGGCTATTGCCTGGGCGGACGCCTCGCCTTCATGGCCGCGGCGCGCACCGATAGCGATGCCAGCGTCGGCTATTATGCGGTGGGCGTGGACGGGCTGCTCGGCGAAAAACATGCCATCGCCAATCCGCTGATGCTGCACATCGCCGGCGAGGACGGATTCGTCCCCGCCCCGGTGCAGAAGGCGATGCATGACGGGCTGGACGGCCACCCCAAGGTGACTCTGCACGACTATCCGGGCGAGGACCACGGCTTTGCCACCGAGATGGGCAACAGGCGGTCGGATACGGCGGCGCGGCTGGCCGACAGCCGGACCGAAGCGTTCTTCGCCGAGCATATCGGCTGA
- the rho gene encoding transcription termination factor Rho produces the protein MHLKDLKKTAPAELVSMAEELGVESASTLRKQDLMFAILKAQAENGELIMGEGTIEVLQDGFGFLRSPQSNYLAGPDDIYVSPNQVRKFGLRTGDTVEGEIRAPKDGERYFALTKLVSVNFDDPDAVRHRVNFDNLTPLYPDQKLTLDPADPTQKDKSARVIDIVSPQGKGQRTLIVAPPRVGKTVMLQNIAKAITDNHPEVFLLVLLIDERPEEVTDMQRSVKGEVVSSTFDEPATRHVQVAEMVIEKAKRLVEHKKDVVILLDSITRLGRAYNTVVPSSGKVLTGGVDANALQRPKRFFGAARNIEEGGSLSIIATALIDTGSRMDEVIFEEFKGTGNSEIVLDRKVADKRIFPALDVGKSGTRKEELLLDKPTLSKMWVLRRILMQMGTTDAMEFLLDKMKDSKTNEDFFDSMNQ, from the coding sequence ATGCACTTGAAAGATTTGAAGAAAACCGCGCCCGCCGAACTGGTGTCGATGGCCGAGGAACTTGGTGTCGAAAGCGCGTCGACGCTGCGCAAGCAGGATTTGATGTTCGCGATCCTCAAGGCCCAGGCCGAGAATGGCGAACTGATCATGGGCGAGGGCACGATCGAGGTGCTTCAGGACGGCTTCGGCTTTCTGCGCAGCCCCCAGTCCAACTATCTCGCTGGTCCCGACGACATCTATGTCTCGCCCAATCAGGTCCGCAAATTCGGCCTGCGCACGGGCGACACCGTCGAAGGTGAAATTCGCGCCCCCAAGGATGGCGAGCGCTATTTTGCGCTGACCAAGCTGGTCAGTGTCAATTTCGACGATCCCGACGCCGTCCGCCACCGCGTCAATTTCGACAACCTGACCCCGCTTTACCCGGATCAGAAGCTCACGCTCGACCCCGCCGATCCGACCCAGAAGGATAAGTCGGCGCGGGTCATCGACATCGTGTCGCCCCAGGGCAAGGGCCAGCGCACGCTGATCGTCGCACCGCCGCGCGTCGGCAAGACGGTGATGCTGCAGAACATCGCCAAGGCGATCACCGACAACCATCCCGAGGTGTTCCTGCTCGTCCTGCTGATCGACGAGCGACCCGAGGAAGTCACCGACATGCAGCGCAGCGTGAAGGGCGAGGTGGTCAGCTCGACCTTCGATGAACCCGCCACGCGCCATGTCCAGGTCGCCGAAATGGTGATCGAAAAGGCCAAGCGCTTGGTCGAACACAAGAAGGATGTCGTCATCCTGCTCGATTCGATCACCCGCCTCGGCCGCGCCTACAACACCGTCGTGCCCAGCTCGGGCAAGGTGCTGACCGGCGGTGTCGACGCCAATGCGCTCCAGCGGCCCAAGCGCTTCTTCGGCGCCGCGCGCAACATCGAGGAGGGCGGGTCGCTTTCGATCATCGCGACCGCGCTGATCGACACCGGCAGCCGCATGGACGAGGTGATCTTCGAAGAGTTCAAGGGCACCGGCAACTCCGAAATCGTGCTCGACCGCAAGGTCGCGGACAAGCGCATCTTCCCGGCGCTCGACGTCGGCAAGAGCGGCACGCGCAAGGAAGAGCTGCTGCTCGACAAGCCGACGCTGTCGAAGATGTGGGTGCTGCGCCGCATCCTCATGCAGATGGGCACCACCGATGCGATGGAGTTCCTGCTCGACAAGATGAAGGATTCGAAGACCAACGAAGACTTCTTCGACAGCATGAATCAGTGA
- a CDS encoding Maf family protein, whose amino-acid sequence MIVLASTSASRRAMLAAAGVAHEALPAHVDEDAVKASLGKVAPRDLADALAEMKALKVSQRVPGTLVLGGDSVVAIEDGTLVDKPVDRADAERHLKMLSGKRHDLYSAAVIAENGQALWRHVDRARLWVRPLSDRFIAEYLDAEWPAISGCVGCYRVEGPGVQLFSRIEGSHYTILGMPLLNILDFLRTRGKLTS is encoded by the coding sequence ATGATCGTGCTGGCTTCGACCAGCGCGTCGCGGCGCGCGATGCTTGCGGCGGCGGGCGTGGCGCACGAGGCGCTGCCAGCGCATGTCGATGAGGATGCGGTCAAGGCGAGCCTTGGAAAAGTCGCGCCGCGCGACTTGGCCGATGCGCTGGCCGAGATGAAGGCGCTCAAGGTCAGCCAGCGTGTGCCGGGGACATTGGTGCTGGGCGGGGATTCGGTGGTGGCGATCGAGGACGGGACGTTGGTCGACAAGCCGGTCGATCGCGCCGATGCCGAGCGGCACCTCAAGATGCTGTCGGGCAAGCGCCACGATCTCTACAGCGCGGCGGTGATCGCGGAGAATGGCCAAGCGCTGTGGCGGCATGTCGATCGCGCGCGGCTGTGGGTCAGGCCGCTGTCGGATCGGTTCATCGCCGAGTATCTCGATGCCGAGTGGCCCGCGATTTCGGGCTGTGTCGGCTGTTACCGGGTCGAAGGTCCGGGGGTTCAGCTGTTCAGCCGGATCGAGGGCAGCCACTACACCATCCTGGGGATGCCGCTGCTCAACATCCTCGATTTTCTGCGGACCAGAGGCAAGTTGACGTCATGA
- a CDS encoding DUF6489 family protein: protein MKINVEVDCTPEEARRAMGLPDFTPVHDRYIQMMLDSIEKGGINPEMIESMMKSWTPMGEAGMNFWRGMFDMGKRSGSE, encoded by the coding sequence ATGAAGATCAATGTCGAGGTCGACTGCACCCCCGAAGAGGCGCGTCGCGCGATGGGCCTGCCCGATTTCACCCCGGTGCACGACCGCTACATCCAGATGATGCTCGATTCGATCGAGAAGGGCGGGATCAATCCCGAGATGATCGAGTCGATGATGAAGAGCTGGACCCCGATGGGTGAGGCCGGGATGAATTTCTGGCGCGGCATGTTCGATATGGGCAAGCGCAGCGGCAGCGAGTGA
- the hemE gene encoding uroporphyrinogen decarboxylase: MTPKKLLRVLSGERVDAPPMWLMRQAGRYLPEYRALRAEKGGFLELVNDSDAAAEITLQPIRRFGFDGAILFSDILVVPHALGQDLWFEAGEGPRLAPRLVDHALESLTAAPQRLDPVYGTVRRVAAALPPEVTFLGFAGSPWTNATYMVAGQGSRDQSETRRMAYADPGAFQAIIDAIVAMSIDYLAKQIEAGVEAVQLFDSWAGSLSPAQFERWVIAPNAAIVAGLRARCPDAQIIGFPKGAGGKLAAYARETGVDAIGLDETVDPVWAHRELPAGMPVQGNLDPLALIAGGEELRAAATRVVDALRDRPHIFNLGHGIQQDTPIAHVEQLIGIVRGTR, from the coding sequence GTGACTCCGAAGAAACTGCTCCGAGTGCTGTCAGGCGAGCGCGTCGATGCACCGCCGATGTGGCTCATGCGTCAGGCGGGCCGATACCTTCCCGAGTATCGCGCGCTCCGGGCCGAAAAGGGCGGGTTTCTCGAACTGGTCAACGACAGCGACGCCGCGGCGGAGATCACGCTCCAGCCGATCCGCCGCTTCGGCTTCGACGGCGCGATCCTGTTTTCCGACATTCTCGTCGTACCGCATGCGCTCGGCCAGGATCTGTGGTTCGAGGCGGGGGAGGGGCCGCGCCTTGCCCCCAGGCTGGTCGATCATGCGCTGGAAAGCCTCACAGCGGCCCCACAGCGGCTCGACCCGGTCTATGGCACTGTGCGCCGCGTCGCCGCCGCCTTGCCGCCTGAGGTGACGTTTCTGGGCTTTGCAGGAAGTCCGTGGACCAACGCGACCTACATGGTCGCAGGACAAGGCAGTCGCGACCAGAGCGAGACGCGCCGCATGGCCTATGCCGATCCCGGTGCATTCCAGGCGATCATCGACGCGATCGTCGCAATGTCGATCGACTATCTGGCGAAGCAGATCGAGGCTGGGGTCGAGGCGGTGCAGCTGTTCGACAGCTGGGCCGGGTCGCTCAGCCCCGCGCAATTCGAACGCTGGGTGATCGCCCCCAACGCCGCGATCGTCGCGGGCCTGCGCGCGCGTTGCCCGGATGCCCAGATCATCGGATTCCCCAAGGGTGCGGGCGGCAAGCTCGCCGCTTACGCCCGCGAAACCGGCGTGGACGCGATTGGCCTCGACGAGACGGTCGATCCGGTCTGGGCGCATCGCGAACTCCCCGCGGGAATGCCGGTTCAGGGCAATCTCGATCCGCTCGCGCTGATCGCCGGCGGTGAGGAATTGCGGGCCGCCGCCACCCGCGTGGTTGATGCCCTGCGCGACCGCCCCCATATCTTCAATCTGGGCCACGGCATTCAACAGGATACGCCGATTGCCCATGTCGAACAGCTGATCGGCATCGTCAGGGGGACGCGTTGA
- the dnaQ gene encoding DNA polymerase III subunit epsilon produces the protein MREIVFDTETTGLSYSAGHRLVEIGCVELINRVPTGRHFHRYLNPDRDMPIEAFAVHGLSEAFLADKPRFHEICDDLIEFLGDCPLIAHNAMFDLGFMNGELKACGRALLPVDRIVDTLQIARAKHPGAKHTLDALCVRYGVDLSARELHGALLDAQLLAQVFIELTGGRQIALGLAVEQAAGPERIEFGAAKTHVRPARIFVPSDAELARHSAFMAGFEDPVWGTEASG, from the coding sequence ATGCGCGAAATCGTGTTCGACACCGAAACGACCGGCCTGAGCTACAGCGCCGGGCACCGGCTGGTGGAAATCGGGTGCGTCGAGCTGATCAACCGCGTGCCGACCGGTCGTCATTTCCACCGCTACCTCAATCCCGATCGCGACATGCCGATCGAGGCGTTCGCGGTGCATGGCCTGTCGGAGGCGTTCCTGGCCGACAAGCCGCGGTTCCACGAGATTTGCGACGATCTGATCGAATTTCTGGGCGATTGCCCGCTGATCGCGCACAATGCGATGTTCGACCTGGGATTCATGAATGGCGAGCTGAAGGCGTGCGGGCGCGCACTGCTGCCGGTCGATCGCATCGTCGATACGCTGCAGATCGCGCGCGCCAAGCATCCCGGGGCCAAGCATACGCTCGACGCGCTGTGCGTGCGCTATGGCGTCGACCTGTCGGCGCGCGAGCTGCACGGCGCGCTGCTCGACGCGCAGTTGCTGGCGCAGGTGTTCATCGAATTGACCGGCGGACGCCAGATTGCGCTTGGGCTCGCGGTGGAACAGGCGGCCGGACCCGAGCGGATCGAGTTCGGCGCCGCGAAGACGCATGTGCGACCGGCACGCATTTTTGTGCCGAGCGATGCGGAACTGGCCCGCCATTCGGCGTTTATGGCCGGGTTCGAGGACCCAGTGTGGGGAACGGAGGCGTCCGGTTGA
- the mnmE gene encoding tRNA uridine-5-carboxymethylaminomethyl(34) synthesis GTPase MnmE yields MSETIYALSSGALPAGIAVIRISGPRAFAAVATLVGELPPPRRASLRTLRRDGEPLDRALVLVFPGPATATGEDLAELHLHGGRAVVRAVEAALAALPGLRGAEPGEFTRRALAHGRIDLTEAEGLGDLLAAETEMQRRTALRAAEGGVRAQIEGWATSALRLSALIEAMLDHGDEEDVAAEGDVLDAVARDADLLAVAIEAAIAQPPVERVRDGIRIVLAGSPNAGKSTLLNALAGREAAIVSPLAGTTRDRIEVPVMRDGVAYLLTDTAGLNETPADMVEEIGIARARSAIETADLVLWLDDGPPSVEVAAVNHLLIRPRIDEPGRGRPVDARHSVSAATGQGIEALWTMIGGVAATLLPPSDAVALNARQRGLAGQAASALRRAARERDALLVAEELRTALRAFHRVTGAADVEAMLDTLFGRFCIGK; encoded by the coding sequence GTGAGCGAGACGATCTACGCGCTGTCGAGCGGGGCATTGCCCGCCGGCATCGCGGTCATCCGAATTTCCGGTCCTCGGGCGTTCGCCGCCGTCGCCACGCTGGTGGGCGAGTTGCCCCCGCCGCGTCGCGCATCGCTGCGGACCTTGCGGCGCGATGGCGAACCGCTCGACCGCGCGCTGGTGCTGGTCTTTCCCGGCCCCGCGACCGCGACCGGTGAGGATCTTGCCGAACTTCACCTCCACGGCGGCCGCGCGGTGGTGCGCGCGGTCGAGGCTGCGCTTGCCGCGCTTCCGGGGCTGCGCGGTGCCGAACCAGGCGAGTTTACCCGCCGCGCGCTCGCTCACGGTCGGATCGACCTGACCGAAGCCGAAGGATTGGGTGACTTGCTCGCCGCCGAGACCGAGATGCAGCGCCGCACTGCACTGCGTGCGGCAGAAGGCGGAGTGCGCGCTCAGATCGAAGGCTGGGCCACCAGCGCGCTTCGGCTCTCTGCGTTGATCGAGGCAATGCTCGATCATGGCGACGAAGAAGATGTGGCCGCGGAGGGCGATGTGCTCGACGCGGTGGCTCGCGACGCCGACCTGCTTGCGGTTGCGATCGAGGCGGCGATCGCCCAGCCGCCGGTCGAACGGGTTCGCGACGGCATCCGTATCGTGCTCGCCGGATCGCCCAATGCGGGCAAATCGACCTTGCTCAACGCTTTGGCGGGTCGCGAAGCAGCCATCGTCTCACCACTCGCGGGAACCACACGTGACCGGATCGAAGTGCCGGTGATGCGCGACGGGGTCGCGTATCTGCTCACCGATACCGCAGGTCTGAACGAAACCCCCGCGGATATGGTCGAGGAAATCGGGATCGCCCGCGCGCGGTCGGCAATCGAGACTGCGGACCTCGTGCTGTGGCTCGACGACGGACCGCCGTCAGTCGAGGTGGCGGCGGTCAACCATCTGCTGATTCGTCCCCGTATTGACGAACCCGGTCGTGGACGTCCGGTCGATGCGCGCCATAGCGTATCGGCGGCGACCGGGCAGGGCATCGAAGCCCTGTGGACCATGATTGGCGGAGTTGCCGCAACGTTGCTGCCGCCATCAGACGCCGTCGCGCTGAACGCGCGTCAGCGGGGGCTCGCGGGGCAAGCTGCCTCGGCGCTGCGTCGCGCAGCGCGGGAGCGGGACGCGCTGCTGGTGGCGGAGGAGCTTCGTACGGCGCTTCGCGCATTTCATCGCGTGACGGGTGCCGCCGATGTCGAAGCGATGCTCGACACCTTGTTCGGGCGATTCTGCATCGGCAAGTGA
- a CDS encoding methylated-DNA--[protein]-cysteine S-methyltransferase: protein MYARDHALIATPIGPIRIEGDEETVLRVTLGVAEPVADGRYAAVRAAAEQLRAYFAGELKSFDLPLPMIASARGQVLRDGLVALPYGETASYGELARRLDSGPRAIGQLCARNSLPVIIPCHRVTAAGGALGSYSAGDGPATKKWLLDHEQRHA, encoded by the coding sequence ATGTATGCGCGCGACCATGCCCTGATCGCAACGCCCATCGGCCCGATCCGGATCGAAGGCGACGAAGAAACGGTACTGCGCGTGACGCTGGGTGTCGCGGAACCGGTTGCGGACGGGAGATATGCAGCTGTCCGTGCCGCGGCCGAACAGCTGCGCGCCTATTTTGCGGGCGAACTCAAGAGCTTCGACCTCCCCCTTCCCATGATCGCTTCGGCGCGCGGCCAGGTGCTTCGCGACGGCTTGGTCGCCCTTCCCTATGGCGAGACCGCGAGCTACGGCGAGCTGGCCCGGCGACTCGATTCCGGGCCGCGTGCGATCGGGCAACTGTGCGCGCGCAATTCCCTGCCCGTCATCATCCCGTGCCACAGGGTGACCGCCGCGGGCGGCGCGCTGGGGAGCTATTCGGCGGGCGACGGCCCCGCGACCAAGAAATGGCTGCTCGACCACGAGCAGCGCCACGCCTGA
- the hpf gene encoding ribosome hibernation-promoting factor, HPF/YfiA family produces MDIRVSGHQVDTGTALRQHVDDRLQGIAEKYFARAISAQVTFGKGPHDYGFTCDIVAHVMQGLVLKGSHAAQEAHLAFDGAADKIEKQLRRYMRRLKDRNNGQQQAMMDAAYDAGYTVFQIETDEEEAADAPPIIAETRVDVPDASVSDAVMMLDLRNTNALLFKNTGTGTYNMVYRRTDGTIGWVEPNRAA; encoded by the coding sequence ATGGATATCCGGGTTTCTGGTCACCAGGTGGACACGGGCACTGCGCTGAGGCAGCACGTGGACGACCGGCTCCAGGGTATCGCCGAGAAATATTTCGCCCGCGCGATCTCGGCCCAGGTCACGTTCGGCAAGGGGCCGCATGATTACGGCTTCACCTGCGACATCGTCGCGCACGTGATGCAGGGGCTGGTGCTCAAGGGATCGCATGCCGCGCAGGAGGCGCACCTTGCGTTCGACGGTGCCGCCGACAAGATCGAAAAGCAGCTGCGCCGGTACATGCGCCGCCTGAAGGACCGCAACAACGGCCAGCAGCAGGCGATGATGGATGCCGCCTATGACGCGGGCTACACCGTTTTCCAGATCGAGACCGATGAGGAAGAGGCCGCCGACGCGCCGCCGATCATCGCCGAAACGCGGGTGGACGTGCCCGATGCGAGCGTGTCGGACGCGGTGATGATGCTCGACCTGCGCAACACCAATGCACTGCTGTTCAAGAATACCGGAACCGGCACCTACAACATGGTCTATCGCCGCACCGACGGCACGATCGGCTGGGTCGAACCCAACCGGGCGGCCTGA
- a CDS encoding YjbE family putative metal transport protein (Members of this highly hydrophobic protein family,regularly are found preceded by the yybP-ykoY manganese riboswitch (see RF00080). A metal cation transport function is proposed.), with amino-acid sequence MTEIWGHIVNDFAGLFSGSGSAWLAFGQVILIDIVLAGDNAIVIGALAAGLPADQRKKVILIGIIAALVLRIAFALVVTQLMAIIGLIFAGGVLLLWVAWKMYREIGHGAGESAGSPEIAGDEHSGLKPAKSFAGAAWAVAVADVSMSLDNVLAVAGAARDHPGILMVGLVIAVALMGVAANVIAKYIERYRWIAWVGLLVIVYVAGSMIYTGITDQDVGILQLFR; translated from the coding sequence ATGACCGAAATCTGGGGTCATATCGTCAACGACTTTGCCGGCCTGTTCTCAGGCAGCGGGTCAGCCTGGCTGGCGTTCGGGCAGGTAATCCTGATCGACATCGTGCTGGCGGGCGACAATGCGATCGTCATCGGCGCGCTTGCGGCGGGTCTTCCCGCGGATCAGCGCAAGAAGGTGATCCTGATCGGCATCATCGCGGCATTGGTGCTGCGCATCGCGTTCGCGCTGGTCGTGACTCAGCTGATGGCGATCATCGGACTGATCTTCGCTGGCGGCGTGCTGCTGCTGTGGGTGGCGTGGAAGATGTACCGCGAAATCGGCCATGGTGCCGGTGAAAGCGCCGGCTCGCCCGAAATTGCGGGTGACGAGCATTCGGGCCTGAAGCCGGCGAAGAGCTTTGCGGGTGCCGCCTGGGCTGTCGCAGTCGCCGACGTGTCGATGAGCCTCGACAACGTGCTGGCCGTTGCCGGCGCGGCGCGCGACCATCCCGGTATCCTGATGGTCGGCCTGGTTATCGCGGTGGCACTGATGGGCGTCGCGGCGAACGTCATCGCCAAGTACATCGAACGCTATCGCTGGATCGCTTGGGTCGGTCTGCTGGTGATCGTCTATGTCGCCGGGTCGATGATCTACACCGGGATCACCGACCAGGATGTCGGCATCCTTCAGCTGTTCCGCTAA
- a CDS encoding pyruvate, water dikinase regulatory protein: MKLHLHLLSDSTGETLENIAKAALAQFDDVEVLRHFWPMVRSETHLERILAEIAQNPGLVIFTLVNPEIRRQLETRCRAIGLPAVAPLDPVNHALSNLLGQEMKARPGRQHMLDAAYFARVDAIQFTIAHDDGVNWENWEEADIVLAGVSRTSKTPTSIYLANRGFKVANIPIVPQSPPPDLLYRLKNPMVVGLTTSPERLIQVRRNRLLALNQQDETSYIEQEAVQKEVAYARRMFADNGWPVIDVTRRSIEETAAAIITMANERVNAEARP; encoded by the coding sequence TTGAAACTCCACCTGCACCTTCTCTCCGATTCCACCGGCGAGACGCTGGAGAATATCGCCAAGGCGGCGCTGGCGCAGTTCGACGATGTCGAGGTGTTGCGCCATTTCTGGCCGATGGTGCGCAGCGAAACGCATCTCGAGCGCATCCTCGCCGAAATCGCGCAGAATCCGGGGCTGGTGATCTTCACGCTGGTCAATCCGGAGATCCGCCGCCAGCTCGAGACGCGGTGCCGCGCGATCGGCTTGCCAGCGGTCGCACCGCTCGATCCGGTCAATCATGCGTTGTCCAACCTGCTGGGACAGGAGATGAAGGCGCGGCCGGGGCGGCAGCATATGCTGGACGCCGCCTATTTCGCGCGCGTGGACGCGATCCAGTTCACCATCGCGCATGACGATGGGGTGAATTGGGAGAATTGGGAGGAGGCGGACATCGTGCTGGCGGGCGTGTCGCGCACGTCGAAGACGCCGACGTCGATCTACCTCGCCAATCGCGGGTTCAAGGTCGCAAACATCCCGATCGTGCCGCAATCGCCGCCGCCCGACCTGCTCTATCGATTGAAGAACCCGATGGTGGTCGGGCTGACCACCAGCCCCGAGCGGCTGATCCAGGTGCGGCGCAACCGGCTGCTCGCGCTCAACCAGCAGGATGAGACCAGCTATATCGAGCAGGAAGCGGTGCAGAAGGAGGTCGCCTATGCCCGGCGCATGTTCGCCGACAATGGCTGGCCGGTGATCGACGTGACGCGCCGGTCGATCGAGGAGACAGCGGCGGCGATCATTACCATGGCCAATGAGCGCGTCAACGCGGAGGCGCGGCCATGA
- the coaE gene encoding dephospho-CoA kinase (Dephospho-CoA kinase (CoaE) performs the final step in coenzyme A biosynthesis.), translating into MTLILGLTGSIGMGKSTVAAMFAEAGVPVFDADAEVHRLQGPGGALVAQIEAEFPDTTTELGVDRTLLGEAVFGNPEAFKRLEGIVHPAVAHARNEFLKANADKPLVLLDVPLLFEAGGWRQVDKIVVVSAPAEIQRERVLSRPGMTVERFESILARQLPDAEKRARADFVISTGGSKDETRAEVAALIACLARETGG; encoded by the coding sequence ATGACCCTGATTCTCGGTCTCACCGGGTCGATCGGCATGGGCAAATCGACCGTCGCGGCGATGTTTGCCGAGGCAGGGGTGCCGGTATTCGACGCCGATGCTGAGGTGCACCGGCTGCAGGGGCCGGGCGGTGCTTTGGTCGCGCAGATCGAAGCCGAGTTTCCCGATACGACGACCGAGCTGGGGGTGGATCGCACGCTGCTGGGCGAGGCGGTGTTCGGCAACCCGGAAGCATTCAAGCGGCTGGAAGGGATTGTGCATCCCGCCGTTGCGCATGCGCGCAATGAATTTCTCAAGGCCAATGCCGACAAGCCGCTGGTGCTGCTCGACGTGCCACTGCTGTTCGAAGCGGGTGGCTGGCGGCAGGTGGACAAGATCGTCGTCGTCTCCGCGCCGGCCGAAATTCAGCGTGAACGAGTGCTGTCGCGGCCCGGCATGACGGTCGAACGCTTCGAGTCGATCCTTGCCAGGCAACTGCCCGATGCGGAGAAGCGCGCGCGCGCAGATTTCGTGATTTCGACCGGCGGGTCCAAGGATGAGACAAGGGCCGAAGTTGCCGCGCTGATCGCTTGCCTCGCGCGCGAAACAGGCGGATAA